CGGTTTCGTCGATTCTCCGTTCGCCAACATGGCTCCCATGCTGACCAACCAGCCCGGAATCTTCGCCACCGGAGCGGCGACTGGCCCGATGGACATCGTCGACAGCATCATGATGGCCAGCGCCTGCGCGGCGGAAACTTCCGCCTATCTGCGGGGCAATGGACACGAAAATACGTCCGCCTTCGAGCAACGCACTTCGCAAAAGGAAAAGCTCCATGCCTGAGAAAACAGAAACGGGACACAAGCGCACGTCAGAAGTCAGAGAGGAAATCCGCATCGGTGTGTACACCTGTTACTGCGGCGGCAACATCAGCGACGTCGTCGACTGCGAACGCGTGGCCAGAACGCTCTCCGCTTTGCCCAACGTCGTGGTATCGCGCACGAACATGTCCATGTGCTCCGATGCGGGCCAGGCGCTGATCGAAGAGGACATCCGCGAGAAGGGCGTCAACCGTGTGGTCATCGGCGCCTGCGCGCCGTCGCTGCACGAACTGACCTTCCGGGGCACGCTCGAGCGCGCCGGCTTGAATCCCTACCTGTATTATCACGTCGGGCTGCGGGAACAATCCAGTTGGGTGCATCACGACGATCCCGAGAACGCCACGGAGAAGTCCATCCGACTGATGGCTTCAGGGATCGCCAAAGCGCGTTTGCTCGATCCGCTGCAGCCCTTCCAGTTGGAAGCCAGACAGCACGCCCTCGTCATCGGCGGCGGTGTGGCGGGATTGCGCTGCGCGCTGGACATCGCTCGAAACGGCATTCAGGTCACGTTGATCGAAAAGACCCCGTTCCTGGGTGGACATGCGGCGCAGCTCGAAAACGTGTTCCCCACCGGCGAGCGCGCACGTGAATTGTTGGATCAACTTATCCGCGAGGCGGCGAGTCACAAGAACATCAGCATTCTCACCCAGGCCAGATTGGTTTCAGCCAGCGGTTACGTAGGCGATTTTCAGATCCAAGTCGAACAGGATTCCCGCGGTGTCACCGAGAAAAATGCGGACGTCGCCATGCGCGCCTGCGAGCAGATGGTTCCCGATCCATATAATTACGGCCTGACCGAGCGCAAATTGGTCTATCGAGCGTATCCCGGTTGCTACCCGTCGATGCCGGCCGTGGATTGGGAGAACTGCCCGAACGGCCGACTCGACCTGAATCTCGATGGACAAAGGTTGACCTTGAAGAACGAACCACGCACGATCGAACTCAACGTTGGCGCCATCGTCGTGGCCACCGGTTTTGACCTGTACGTGCCTCGCCAGGGCGAATACGGGTACGGTGAAATCCCTGAAGTCGTCACTTTACCGCAGTTGATCCGCCACCTGGCTTTGCTCGAGGATGGGCAGCCGTTTGTCTGGAATGGGCATGCGGTGCGCGATCTCGCATTGATCCACTGCGTCGGCAGCCGTCAAATCGAAGGTGTACACGAGCCGCAGGCGGACGGCAGCGTCAACAACTACTGCTCGCGCTATTGTTGTACCGCCTCGCTGCATACGTTGGATGAGATTCACGATCGTTATCCGGACGTCAACGTCTACGACCTTTACCAGGACATCCGCACCTACGGACGCGGCCACGAAGTCTATTACCGCAAAACCCTCGAGAATCTGGTGCGCTTCATCCGCTATCGCGGGGATGAAATTCCCGTCGTGAAAGCGGCTGCGGAAGGCGACGGCCATCCTGTGCTGGTGGAGACCGTCGATACGTTGACATGGGGTGAGGCGCTCGAAATCCCGGTCGACCTCGTCGTCCTGGCGGTGGGCATGATGCCGCGGGACGTCGACGATCTGGTGCAGATGTTGAAGATTTCCAGGGGCACGGACCGCTTCCTGCTGGAAGTGCACCCCAAGCTGCGGCCGGTCGAAACGGCGGTGCCGGGTGTGGTTTTGGCTGGTACGGCGCAGAGCCCGATGAACATCCAGGAAAGCTGCGCAGCCGCAAAGGCTGCGGCTGCGAAAGTCGTGGTTCTGCTGGGCAAGGGCAGCGTCGAACTCGAACCTTTCGTCGCCCGTGTCGACGCGGCGCGATGCACGGGCAGCGGTCATTGCGTCGAGATCTGTGCCTACGAAGATGCCATCACCCTGGAAGCGTTCTCCGATAACGGGCGTGAGCGAAAAGTCGCCGTTGTGACGCCGGCGAACTGCGCCGGATGCGGCGCCTGCGTGAGCGCCTGTCCGGAAGGCGCCATCGACGTCCAGGGGTGGACATTGAAGCAGTACCTATCGATGGTGCAGGCACTCGGCGCGGAATACAGAACGCCGGCGGAGGTGGACGCATGAGCGACAAGGAAGACAAGAAAGCACGCACGCAGATGTTGAAAGCGCTGCGCGAGAAACACGAAGCGAACGTAGAAGCGACGCGCGAGATACTGAAAAATCAACAAAATGTGCGGCGTGATATTCAAAAGGCGCTTGCTGCTGAGCCCAAGACCGTTCCTCAAACCGCCGAGGAGATTGGCCTGCCGGCGCATGAGGTGCTCTGGCACGTGATGGCGATGAGGAAATACGGGCTGGTCGAGGAAAGCGACATGCAGGGCGATTACTACACGTATCAAATGGCGAAGGAGTCGTGAGCATGAGTCAGCGCGTCGATGCAACGCTTCTGAAAGAGATCAAGCAGTACGGTGCCGTGGGAATCGAAAAATGCTTCAACTGCGGCAACTGCACGGCCATATGTCCCCTGACGAGCGACGATCATCTGTTCCCGCGGGATATGATCCGCTACGCGCAACTGGGGTTGAAAGATCGTCTGCTGCAGAGCACCGACCCGTGGCTGTGTTATTACTGCGGCGACTGTACGCGCACCTGCCCGAAAGAGGCGGAGCCTGCCGAGACGATGATGGCCATGCGCCGCTGGCAGACGGCGAAATACGATCGATCCGGGCACGCGGAAAAAATGTACACCTCCGAGCGGGAGGTAGGGAAAGCCATCGTGCGCACGGCGCTGCTGCCGCTCGCCATACTGCTAATTTATCACCTCGTCACGGGCTTTTCCAACGTCATCACCGATCGGGTGGCGCTGAACGCGTTTGCTCCCGTGATGTGGGTCTGGGCGATCGTGCTGCTGCACTTCGGCCAGTTGGGGCTGCGGCTTTTCCGCAACGCAAGCAACATGTTCCGGCACGTCATGCACCTGGACGATGAGGACCAGCCGAAGATCCCCATCGGTATTTACCTCCAGGAATTAAAGAATTTCATCGTCCACGGCCTGACCCAGAAACGCTGGCTCGAATGTGGTGAAGATCGCAGCCGCTGGCTGAAGCACTTGATCTTGATCAGCGGATACGCCACGATGCTGGTCCTGGTCGTTGGATTGTTATGGTGGTTCCAGACCGACGAGTTGTACCCGATCTACCATCCACAGCGCTGGATCGGCTACCTGGCGACGATATTCCTGCTCTTCGCTTCGGGAGAAGCCCTGATCGGGCGGATGCGCAGGCGTGAGGAGATTCACCGCTTTTCCCATCCGACGGACTGGCTTTTTCCGAGCTTTATCTTCGTGGGCGCCGTGACCGGCATTTTGGTCCATATCTTCCGCTATCTGTCCTGGCCGTGGCCGACCTACATCATCTACACCATTCACGTCATGGCGATGGTGGCAATGCTCGATACGGAGGTGGGCATCGGGAAATGGACGCACTTGATCTACCGGCCGCTCGCCATGTATCTCGAAGCAGTAAAAGCGCGGGCAGCCGAAATGCCAAGTCCGGCGACGGCACCCGCAGCTTGAAACGGATGCGCAATGTTCAGAATCCATTCTATCGATCAGGAGGTTTTCAATGAGTGAAAAGATGGTGGTCGTTTGTAACCACGCCGACCCACCACACGTCATGCCGACCCTCATCATGGGGTCGTCCGGCGTGGCGCTGGACAACGAGGTGATCTTGTTCTTCTGCCCCGGCGGTGCTCAAGCGCTGCTCGCGGGTGAGTTGGAGAAGATCGGTACGCCCAAAGGTTTGCCAAATCCCGTCGACCTGTTCAACACGATTCTCGATCAGGGGGGCGAGATCATCCTGTGCGAACTGGCGCTCGAGAACAAGGGCATTGATCCCAAGGATTTGCGCGACGAGCGAATCGAAATTAAAAACGCGCCATCTTTCCTGTTGGATGCAGAAGGAGCAAACATTACACTCACTTTCTAGGATCAGAAGTTCTACTGATTCTTGACATCGATTTATTCCTGCGGTCATCTGCTCGAACACCCCCGGAGCTTTGTTTGTAGGACACGATGTCAATAATCGATGTACCTGGCTTGATCCAATCAAGCCAGGTTTTTATTGCGCTGGTCACGTCTCGGCAATCTGCAGTAAATCCCGGTTGGACGGATCGTGAACGAAGGCCCAAAACGCTTCCATGGCGCGATTCGGCGGATGGAGCTTGCTGCGGATCATGTACACTCTGCGATGCAGATCGAAGCCGCGAACCGGAATTCGCACCACGGTGCCGAGTTCGAGCGCCCACTGTGCGGCTGTGTGAGAAACGAAAGCCAGGCCAAACCCATTTTCAACCGTCTTCACGATAGCTTCGTCGTTGCCCACTTCGAGAATGACGTTCAATTCTCCAGGATCGATGTCGTGCCGGCCGAGTTCGGTCAGCAATTCCCGGCGGGTTCCAGAGTCTGGCTCGCGCATGATGAACGGCACGCCGAGGAAATCGGAGGGGTCGATGGAATCCATCGCCGTCCATGGTTGTTCGGCGGGGCTGATGAGAATGATGTGATCGGAGAAGAATTCCTGGCAATCAAGATCGTCGCCGCAGGCATCGAAGCTGACCACGCCCAGGTCGGCTTCGTGTTCGAGCAGCGTCGGCACGACGTTCGTACGCACGCAGCGGTGGATGAACACGCGTACGCCGGGGTGGCGCTTGATGAAGCGGCCGGCGAACTGCGGCAGGATGTATTTCCCGGTCGTCGTACTGCAGGTGATGCGCAGAGTGCCGATCACGCGATCTTCCATCGACTGCATCATTTGCTGCACCCCCATCGCATCGCGCAGCAGTTTTCTGGCCTGCGGGACGAGCAGTCGCCCGGCTTCCGTCAACATGATTTCGTTGCCGGATCGCTTGAAGAGTGGGCTTCCGAACTCTTCCTCCAGCTTCTTGATGTGGTGGCTGACCGTGGGCTGGCTGAGGTGCAGTCGCTGCGCGGCTTCGGAGAAACTCAGCGTTTCCGCTGCGTGTAGGAACATTTGCAGCCGGGAAAGATCGATCATCGTGGCGATACGCTCCTTGTTATCCTGGGTTGACGGTTCGATACTGTCATCTTCATTCCAAGTGTGTTGAAAAGGTAAGATTGCGTCGCGCAACCCTAATTCTAGTCTTTTTCGACCTCAATCACACATCCGGCTCCAGCCCGAATGAAATCCTGCTTATATTCCTTTTCGAACATTTCGATCGCTCGATCTCCCGTGCAATGACTCGGCGCCACTTTGGTTACACCCAACCGTCGAAAGTCGGCCAGGATCTTCTCGATCTCTGCCGCGCTCTTGTCGCCGAGGTGAAAGCCTCCCATAACCAAATAGACATCTTCCCCGAACAAGTTCTTGGCGCGCTCGATCACCTGCACCACGCCGGGGTGCGCACAGCCGGTGATCATCACCAACCCTTTCGTCGAGCGAACGACCAGGGCTTGCTCGGGAATACTGCCGCCGATCTCACCCGTCGTGAAGACACCGGCGGCAAGTGGTTGGCCGGGGGAGACCTCGAGTACGTCTGCGGTTTGAGCAATCCGTCCTTTCGTGCTTTCCGGGAACGAAGGTAATAGATACACCAACGGATGTGTGCTCAGGGCCAGTAATCCCTGCAGACCGCCTGTATGGTCGTTGTGATTGTGTGACAGGATCACCCGCTTGATCCGAGTAGGATCGATTTCCAGACTGCGCATGTTGGCGAGCAGGATTGGCGCGTCGCCGCCCGTGTCGAACAGCGAAGTGCTGCCGCGATATTCCACAAGCGCAGCAAATCCCCATGCAGTTTGTAAATCCGGGTTAAAGGGCCTGTTGTCGAATACGATCGTGATGGTCAGTCGATCGGAAGTTGCAGCACCGGTCGTTTCCATTGCAAACCCTTCCATCGTGCCGGCTTGTGATTCTGGTTCCTGATTTGCGTCCGGCAGGTTGACTCCGCTTTCAACGGATGGCTTGGTCGCGTCGGGCGAGGAATGATCAGGCGCCGTTCCTGCGCCCCGGCTACAGCTACTGAGAAGCAGGATCAGGAAGCCATTCAACCATGCATTACGCCTTCTCATTTTTAGATCCAGCTGTCCCGTTTTCATCGAGATGAGACTGTCACTCCCGATTAGGATTGATTGGAGTCGAAGATGCTGCATCCCGGCTGAAATCTTTCGACCCGCTGCTTCGCACCAATCCCGGCTTTCCGGTGTGGCCCGGTTGAATTTCCCTCGACAAAATTGAAGAGACCGGGACGCGGATGGATTTTCCCGATGGATCTTTTTCGAGGCGATACAAGTCCTGCATGCGTTCGATTCGATCGATGAACAGCACGCCATCCAGGTGGTCGATTTCGTGGTGGACGACGACGGCGTCGAAGCCTTCGAAAGTCCGTTCGAACGGTTTGCCTTGCTCGTCCAGCCCCGAAAGGCGTAAGTAGTGCGGGCGAATCGTTTCCCCAAACAAGCCCGGGAAGCTGAGGCAGCCGTCGAAATCGCGTCTTTCCTGATCCGCTTCCAGGATCACCGGATTGACAGGGCGGTGAATCTTCTTTGAGTCTCCACGGATTGTTCCGCGGATCCCAGTTGGACGATCACGACGCGAAGATGCGCGCCGATCTGGGGTGCGGCCAGTCCAACGCCGTTGGAGTGCGCGGCCAGTGTGTCCTTGAGATCCCGGATCAGCCGTTTCGCTTTCCGGCCCATCACTTCGACAGGTTCACACTTACGGCGTAATGCGGCTTCGTTTTTTGGGTATTTCAATATTTCTTTTC
The Anaerolineales bacterium DNA segment above includes these coding regions:
- a CDS encoding CoB--CoM heterodisulfide reductase iron-sulfur subunit A family protein, encoding MPEKTETGHKRTSEVREEIRIGVYTCYCGGNISDVVDCERVARTLSALPNVVVSRTNMSMCSDAGQALIEEDIREKGVNRVVIGACAPSLHELTFRGTLERAGLNPYLYYHVGLREQSSWVHHDDPENATEKSIRLMASGIAKARLLDPLQPFQLEARQHALVIGGGVAGLRCALDIARNGIQVTLIEKTPFLGGHAAQLENVFPTGERARELLDQLIREAASHKNISILTQARLVSASGYVGDFQIQVEQDSRGVTEKNADVAMRACEQMVPDPYNYGLTERKLVYRAYPGCYPSMPAVDWENCPNGRLDLNLDGQRLTLKNEPRTIELNVGAIVVATGFDLYVPRQGEYGYGEIPEVVTLPQLIRHLALLEDGQPFVWNGHAVRDLALIHCVGSRQIEGVHEPQADGSVNNYCSRYCCTASLHTLDEIHDRYPDVNVYDLYQDIRTYGRGHEVYYRKTLENLVRFIRYRGDEIPVVKAAAEGDGHPVLVETVDTLTWGEALEIPVDLVVLAVGMMPRDVDDLVQMLKISRGTDRFLLEVHPKLRPVETAVPGVVLAGTAQSPMNIQESCAAAKAAAAKVVVLLGKGSVELEPFVARVDAARCTGSGHCVEICAYEDAITLEAFSDNGRERKVAVVTPANCAGCGACVSACPEGAIDVQGWTLKQYLSMVQALGAEYRTPAEVDA
- a CDS encoding 4Fe-4S dicluster domain-containing protein, with the translated sequence MSQRVDATLLKEIKQYGAVGIEKCFNCGNCTAICPLTSDDHLFPRDMIRYAQLGLKDRLLQSTDPWLCYYCGDCTRTCPKEAEPAETMMAMRRWQTAKYDRSGHAEKMYTSEREVGKAIVRTALLPLAILLIYHLVTGFSNVITDRVALNAFAPVMWVWAIVLLHFGQLGLRLFRNASNMFRHVMHLDDEDQPKIPIGIYLQELKNFIVHGLTQKRWLECGEDRSRWLKHLILISGYATMLVLVVGLLWWFQTDELYPIYHPQRWIGYLATIFLLFASGEALIGRMRRREEIHRFSHPTDWLFPSFIFVGAVTGILVHIFRYLSWPWPTYIIYTIHVMAMVAMLDTEVGIGKWTHLIYRPLAMYLEAVKARAAEMPSPATAPAA
- a CDS encoding DsrE family protein, with the protein product MSEKMVVVCNHADPPHVMPTLIMGSSGVALDNEVILFFCPGGAQALLAGELEKIGTPKGLPNPVDLFNTILDQGGEIILCELALENKGIDPKDLRDERIEIKNAPSFLLDAEGANITLTF
- a CDS encoding LysR family transcriptional regulator, whose product is MIDLSRLQMFLHAAETLSFSEAAQRLHLSQPTVSHHIKKLEEEFGSPLFKRSGNEIMLTEAGRLLVPQARKLLRDAMGVQQMMQSMEDRVIGTLRITCSTTTGKYILPQFAGRFIKRHPGVRVFIHRCVRTNVVPTLLEHEADLGVVSFDACGDDLDCQEFFSDHIILISPAEQPWTAMDSIDPSDFLGVPFIMREPDSGTRRELLTELGRHDIDPGELNVILEVGNDEAIVKTVENGFGLAFVSHTAAQWALELGTVVRIPVRGFDLHRRVYMIRSKLHPPNRAMEAFWAFVHDPSNRDLLQIAET
- a CDS encoding MBL fold metallo-hydrolase, which encodes MRRRNAWLNGFLILLLSSCSRGAGTAPDHSSPDATKPSVESGVNLPDANQEPESQAGTMEGFAMETTGAATSDRLTITIVFDNRPFNPDLQTAWGFAALVEYRGSTSLFDTGGDAPILLANMRSLEIDPTRIKRVILSHNHNDHTGGLQGLLALSTHPLVYLLPSFPESTKGRIAQTADVLEVSPGQPLAAGVFTTGEIGGSIPEQALVVRSTKGLVMITGCAHPGVVQVIERAKNLFGEDVYLVMGGFHLGDKSAAEIEKILADFRRLGVTKVAPSHCTGDRAIEMFEKEYKQDFIRAGAGCVIEVEKD
- a CDS encoding peptide deformylase, which gives rise to MILEADQERRDFDGCLSFPGLFGETIRPHYLRLSGLDEQGKPFERTFEGFDAVVVHHEIDHLDGVLFIDRIERMQDLYRLEKDPSGKSIRVPVSSILSREIQPGHTGKPGLVRSSGSKDFSRDAASSTPINPNRE
- a CDS encoding peptide deformylase, coding for MARKEILKYPKNEAALRRKCEPVEVMGRKAKRLIRDLKDTLAAHSNGVGLAAPQIGAHLRVVIVQLGSAEQSVETQRRFTALSIR